Proteins found in one Brachypodium distachyon strain Bd21 chromosome 5, Brachypodium_distachyon_v3.0, whole genome shotgun sequence genomic segment:
- the LOC100846777 gene encoding protein FAR1-RELATED SEQUENCE 5-like isoform X2 produces MAYGQAGSMLKYFQDKIAENPSFQYALQMDCEEQIANIFWADAKMIMDYAHFGDVVSFDTTFGTNKESRPFGVFVGFNHFRETVVFGAPLMYDETFASFKWLFEAFLNAHKGKVPKTLYTDQDAAMGKAVGEVFAEACHGLCTFHIMQNAVKHLHEEKDEDQKKEKKKKEKKKEKNEEKKREENEETIIMADFSACMFEYEDKAEFEQKFDLMRKKVSKQTWLDSIYKFKEKWAECYMKDVFTLGMRSTQLSESLNNDLKIHFKSDFDIIRFFKHFERVVQGKRNNELNSEFDSRKKLPKLFMRRPPPMLVQASNVYTPGIFEAFQGEYERFLSACTKQLDGCNEYIVGDFTIEEEYKVTGDPLRQIVVCSCQQYERIGILCGHALKVLDLMNIKSLPSHYVLKRWTREARSGAVQDKEGRNIIENPYMDAMLSYRYMSHKFHNLADRASNFPECVVLVDRTLDILDRRGWGRGR; encoded by the exons ATGGCATATGGCCAAGCAGGTAGCATGCTTAAGTATTTTCAAGACAAGATTGCTGAAAACCCATCATTCCAATATGCATTGCAAATGGATTGTGAAGAACAAATAGCAAACATATTTTGGGCAGATGCTAAAATGATCATGGACTATGCACATTTTGGCGATGTGGTTAGTTTTGACACTACTTTTGGAACAAACAAAGAGAGTAGGCCCTTCGGTGTTTTTGTCGGATTCAATCACTTTAGAGAAACTGTAGTTTTTGGTGCTCCTCTCATGTATGATGAGACCTTTGCATCTTTCAAGTGGTTGTTTGAGGCCTTTCTAAATGCTCATAAAGGAAAGGTACCTAAAACATTATATACAGATCAAGATGCCGCAATGGGAAAGGCAGTTGGAGAAGTGTTTGCAGAAGCATGTCATGGATTATGCACCTTTCACATTATGCAAAATGCTGTCAAGCATCTACATGAAGAGAAGGATGAAgatcagaaaaaggaaaagaagaaaaaagagaagaagaaagaaaaaaatgaagagaagaaaagagaggagaaTGAAGAAACTATTATTATGGCAGATTTTAGTGCGTGCATGTTTGAGTATGAAGACAAGGCAGAATTTGAACAAAAGTTTGACCTCATGAGGAAAAAGGTGAGCAAGCAAACTTGGTTGGATAGCATATATAAgttcaaagaaaaatgggCTGAATGTTATATGAAGGATGTCTTCACACTAGGAATGAGAAGTACACAATTGAGTGAGAGTCTGAACAATGATTTGAAAATCCATTTCAAATCTGATTTCGATATCATCCGTTTCTTTAAGCATTTTGAAAGGGTGGTGCAAGGAAAAAGGAATAACGAACTGAATTCAGAATTTGACTCAAGGAAAAAGTTGCCAAAATTATTTATGAGGAGACCACCACCTATGTTGGTGCAAGCTAGCAACGTATATACACCTGGTATATTCGAAGCTTTCCAAGGTGAATATGAAAGATTCTTATCAGCTTGCACCAAGCAATTGGATGGCTGTAATGAATATATTGTAGGAGATTTTACCATCGAAGAGGAGTATAAAGTTACCGGTGATCCTTTGAGACAAATAGTTGTGTGCAGCTGCCAGCAATATGAGAGAATTGGGATATTGTGTGGCCATGCTCTTAAAGTTCTTGATTTAATGAACATCAAGTCATTGCCATCACATTATGTGTTAAAGCGATGGACACGAGAAGCACGAAGTGGAGCTGTACAAGACAAGGAGGGAAGAAATATAATTGAAAACCCATATATGGATGCCATGCTTAGCTACAGATATATGTCCCACAAATTTCATAATTTGGCGGATCGAGCATCCAACTTCCCAGAATGTGTTGTTTTGGTGGATAGGACACTTGACATCCTTG ATAGAAGAGGTTGGGGAAGAGGCAGGTAG
- the LOC100846777 gene encoding protein FAR1-RELATED SEQUENCE 5-like isoform X1: protein MAYGQAGSMLKYFQDKIAENPSFQYALQMDCEEQIANIFWADAKMIMDYAHFGDVVSFDTTFGTNKESRPFGVFVGFNHFRETVVFGAPLMYDETFASFKWLFEAFLNAHKGKVPKTLYTDQDAAMGKAVGEVFAEACHGLCTFHIMQNAVKHLHEEKDEDQKKEKKKKEKKKEKNEEKKREENEETIIMADFSACMFEYEDKAEFEQKFDLMRKKVSKQTWLDSIYKFKEKWAECYMKDVFTLGMRSTQLSESLNNDLKIHFKSDFDIIRFFKHFERVVQGKRNNELNSEFDSRKKLPKLFMRRPPPMLVQASNVYTPGIFEAFQGEYERFLSACTKQLDGCNEYIVGDFTIEEEYKVTGDPLRQIVVCSCQQYERIGILCGHALKVLDLMNIKSLPSHYVLKRWTREARSGAVQDKEGRNIIENPYMDAMLSYRYMSHKFHNLADRASNFPECVVLVDRTLDILGKQIQEKLNACTSTPRYPSTIPTDASPPDDLLTNSRMCCFGG from the coding sequence ATGGCATATGGCCAAGCAGGTAGCATGCTTAAGTATTTTCAAGACAAGATTGCTGAAAACCCATCATTCCAATATGCATTGCAAATGGATTGTGAAGAACAAATAGCAAACATATTTTGGGCAGATGCTAAAATGATCATGGACTATGCACATTTTGGCGATGTGGTTAGTTTTGACACTACTTTTGGAACAAACAAAGAGAGTAGGCCCTTCGGTGTTTTTGTCGGATTCAATCACTTTAGAGAAACTGTAGTTTTTGGTGCTCCTCTCATGTATGATGAGACCTTTGCATCTTTCAAGTGGTTGTTTGAGGCCTTTCTAAATGCTCATAAAGGAAAGGTACCTAAAACATTATATACAGATCAAGATGCCGCAATGGGAAAGGCAGTTGGAGAAGTGTTTGCAGAAGCATGTCATGGATTATGCACCTTTCACATTATGCAAAATGCTGTCAAGCATCTACATGAAGAGAAGGATGAAgatcagaaaaaggaaaagaagaaaaaagagaagaagaaagaaaaaaatgaagagaagaaaagagaggagaaTGAAGAAACTATTATTATGGCAGATTTTAGTGCGTGCATGTTTGAGTATGAAGACAAGGCAGAATTTGAACAAAAGTTTGACCTCATGAGGAAAAAGGTGAGCAAGCAAACTTGGTTGGATAGCATATATAAgttcaaagaaaaatgggCTGAATGTTATATGAAGGATGTCTTCACACTAGGAATGAGAAGTACACAATTGAGTGAGAGTCTGAACAATGATTTGAAAATCCATTTCAAATCTGATTTCGATATCATCCGTTTCTTTAAGCATTTTGAAAGGGTGGTGCAAGGAAAAAGGAATAACGAACTGAATTCAGAATTTGACTCAAGGAAAAAGTTGCCAAAATTATTTATGAGGAGACCACCACCTATGTTGGTGCAAGCTAGCAACGTATATACACCTGGTATATTCGAAGCTTTCCAAGGTGAATATGAAAGATTCTTATCAGCTTGCACCAAGCAATTGGATGGCTGTAATGAATATATTGTAGGAGATTTTACCATCGAAGAGGAGTATAAAGTTACCGGTGATCCTTTGAGACAAATAGTTGTGTGCAGCTGCCAGCAATATGAGAGAATTGGGATATTGTGTGGCCATGCTCTTAAAGTTCTTGATTTAATGAACATCAAGTCATTGCCATCACATTATGTGTTAAAGCGATGGACACGAGAAGCACGAAGTGGAGCTGTACAAGACAAGGAGGGAAGAAATATAATTGAAAACCCATATATGGATGCCATGCTTAGCTACAGATATATGTCCCACAAATTTCATAATTTGGCGGATCGAGCATCCAACTTCCCAGAATGTGTTGTTTTGGTGGATAGGACACTTGACATCCTTGGTAAGCAAATTCAAGAAAAACTCAATGCATGCACAAGCACTCCTCGGTATCCATCTACGATTCCCACAGATGCTAGCCCACCAGATGACTTGTTGACTAACTCCAGAATGTGTTGTTTTGGTGGATAG